In Chloroflexota bacterium, a single genomic region encodes these proteins:
- a CDS encoding cytidine/deoxycytidylate deaminase family protein: MNRPSWDQYFMDITLDVSRRATCLRAQVGAIIVKDKRILTTGYNGAPKGLPHCLDEGCEVIDGHCVRTLHAEQNAIIQAALHGISLEGGTIYTTHQPCHVCAKMIINAGLVHVIYAGNYPDELAMKYLKTAGVRVDHFDLGDRTPAPPPSVIK; this comes from the coding sequence ATGAACCGACCCTCCTGGGATCAATATTTCATGGACATCACGCTCGACGTGTCGCGTCGCGCGACATGTTTGCGCGCGCAAGTTGGAGCAATCATCGTCAAGGACAAACGCATCCTGACAACCGGTTACAACGGCGCGCCAAAAGGTCTGCCGCATTGTCTCGATGAAGGATGTGAAGTGATAGACGGGCATTGCGTTCGTACTTTGCACGCGGAACAGAACGCGATCATCCAAGCCGCGTTGCACGGCATTTCGCTCGAGGGCGGCACGATCTACACGACGCATCAACCGTGTCACGTCTGCGCCAAGATGATTATCAACGCGGGGCTAGTGCATGTCATTTATGCTGGCAATTACCCGGACGAATTAGCGATGAAGTATCTCAAGACTGCTGGTGTGCGCGTAGACCATTTCGATTTGGGTGACCGCACGCCCGCGCCGCCGCCGAGTGTGATCAAGTAA
- a CDS encoding DUF2723 domain-containing protein, producing MKPQSRWLDPLIAFFIFAICLSLYNATLTPSLSYASPDGNELTTIAATLGLAHPPGYPLFTWLGKLFTFVPIGDVAHRTNLMSATLAAAGVAILYLIMRHVELSRVIAALSALLFGVSTTLWSQAVITEVYAPNVFFIASMVWLLLKWADPTPALPLSRGGGGRGFWFIAFALVFGLSLGMHLSNLGFAPAFALFVFLTDWRILKRPLTILSAFVAFMIGVAQYAWIPLQAATITEPLLTRYPLNTPVGFYVYTLGAFTNLRFAFPLTAMPDRIVIYVGYAIANLTPVGFALGILGMWVLLFRLPRHFWLFIGMWFVNVWFFTQYKVFDLDVFFIPAHFVFAIFVAFGAQQLGDWFGALLTRWRFSPRARSFALIVACVIFLAVPLASLTAINFRVNNRATDTIIPDFYQNVYAMLPRDSVLVGRRAVFAYDAFFWQAIYNVRPDVTLPVARNIPLPQRDAPLYTTVRVENGQVQGGIFAPPRELLPLDAWYIPVLIGDGRDLTLYRASATPPALIVADAEPPSRVNHDFGGLVFLGYDMTRVDDAPRPRVHLKTYWRITQPRAYVISTRVDGTTLETHDLGFGNLARYVRENRVPRDGVIVEEYDLVIPSYLKRGAHRLQIGTAEFAATGISVEWVDAGSVLVK from the coding sequence ATGAAACCGCAATCCCGTTGGCTCGATCCACTCATCGCGTTTTTTATTTTCGCGATTTGTCTCTCGCTTTACAACGCGACGCTCACACCGAGTTTGTCGTACGCGAGTCCCGATGGCAATGAACTCACGACTATCGCGGCGACGCTCGGCTTGGCGCATCCTCCCGGTTATCCACTCTTTACCTGGCTCGGCAAACTCTTTACGTTCGTCCCAATCGGCGATGTCGCGCATCGCACGAACTTGATGTCCGCGACGCTCGCGGCGGCGGGCGTCGCGATTTTGTATCTCATCATGCGTCACGTCGAATTGTCGCGCGTGATTGCCGCATTGTCCGCACTGCTCTTTGGCGTTTCAACCACGCTCTGGTCGCAAGCGGTCATCACCGAAGTGTACGCGCCGAACGTTTTTTTCATCGCGTCGATGGTGTGGCTGTTATTAAAGTGGGCGGACCCCACCCCAGCCCTCCCCTTGTCAAGGGGAGGGGGCGGGAGGGGTTTCTGGTTCATTGCATTCGCGCTCGTCTTCGGCTTGTCGCTCGGCATGCACTTGAGCAACCTGGGATTCGCGCCGGCATTCGCGCTCTTCGTCTTTCTCACCGATTGGCGTATCCTCAAACGACCGCTGACGATTCTCAGCGCGTTCGTCGCGTTTATGATCGGCGTCGCGCAGTACGCTTGGATTCCGCTCCAAGCCGCGACGATCACCGAGCCGTTGCTGACGCGTTATCCGCTCAACACACCCGTCGGTTTCTATGTGTACACGCTCGGTGCGTTCACCAACTTACGATTCGCGTTTCCGCTTACCGCGATGCCGGACCGCATCGTTATTTACGTTGGATATGCGATCGCCAATCTCACGCCGGTCGGATTCGCGCTGGGTATTCTCGGCATGTGGGTGTTGTTGTTTCGTCTGCCCAGACATTTCTGGCTTTTCATCGGAATGTGGTTCGTCAACGTCTGGTTCTTTACGCAGTACAAAGTTTTCGATCTCGACGTATTTTTCATTCCCGCGCATTTTGTCTTTGCGATTTTCGTCGCGTTTGGCGCGCAACAACTCGGCGACTGGTTCGGCGCGTTGTTGACGCGATGGCGTTTCTCACCGCGCGCGCGTTCGTTCGCGTTGATCGTTGCGTGTGTGATTTTTCTCGCCGTGCCGCTTGCATCGCTCACCGCGATTAATTTCCGTGTGAACAATCGCGCAACCGATACGATCATTCCCGATTTCTATCAGAACGTGTACGCGATGTTGCCGCGCGACAGTGTGCTCGTCGGTCGGCGTGCGGTGTTCGCGTACGATGCGTTTTTCTGGCAAGCGATTTACAACGTGCGTCCCGATGTGACGCTCCCGGTCGCGCGCAACATTCCTCTGCCGCAACGCGATGCGCCGCTGTACACGACGGTGCGCGTCGAGAATGGTCAAGTCCAGGGTGGTATCTTTGCGCCGCCACGTGAGCTCTTGCCGCTCGACGCGTGGTACATCCCAGTTCTGATCGGCGATGGACGCGACCTGACCTTGTATCGCGCGAGCGCGACGCCGCCCGCGTTGATCGTCGCGGACGCAGAACCGCCATCGCGAGTAAATCACGATTTTGGCGGATTGGTCTTTCTCGGATATGATATGACGCGCGTGGACGATGCGCCGCGCCCGCGTGTGCATCTCAAAACGTACTGGCGCATCACGCAACCGCGCGCGTACGTGATTTCGACGCGCGTGGACGGGACGACGCTCGAAACGCACGACCTGGGATTTGGGAATCTCGCGCGCTATGTGCGCGAAAATCGCGTGCCGCGTGATGGTGTCATTGTCGAAGAGTACGATTTGGTGATTCCATCGTACTTGAAGCGCGGCGCACATCGGTTGCAAATCGGAACGGCGGAATTCGCGGCGACCGGCATCTCGGTCGAGTGGGTGGACGCGGGGAGCGTGCTAGTGAAATGA
- the upp gene encoding uracil phosphoribosyltransferase: protein MSNVHVSNHPLMLHKLAMLRDVKTEPKKFRELIREISILLAYEATQDLALQEKNVTTPLTQTQGFELKEMIGLVPILRAGLGMVEGFWEMMPAAEVWHLGLYRDHTTFEPVRYYNKLPVAPTVDVCVILDPMLATGGTAVEAARMLKNWGAKRIKYVGLIGAPEGIKRLQDAHPDVPIYLAAVDDHLNEHAYIVPGLGDAGDRQFGTG from the coding sequence ATGTCCAACGTCCACGTTTCAAATCATCCGTTGATGCTCCACAAACTCGCGATGTTGCGCGATGTGAAAACCGAGCCGAAAAAATTCCGTGAACTCATCCGCGAGATTTCCATTCTACTCGCGTACGAAGCAACCCAGGATTTGGCGCTCCAAGAAAAGAACGTCACTACGCCATTGACGCAAACCCAGGGATTTGAACTCAAGGAGATGATCGGTCTCGTGCCGATTCTGCGCGCGGGATTGGGCATGGTCGAAGGTTTCTGGGAAATGATGCCTGCCGCCGAAGTGTGGCACCTGGGTTTGTATCGCGATCACACGACGTTCGAACCGGTGCGCTACTATAATAAACTCCCGGTCGCGCCAACGGTGGACGTGTGCGTGATTCTCGATCCAATGCTCGCGACCGGCGGCACCGCCGTCGAAGCGGCGCGGATGCTCAAGAATTGGGGCGCGAAACGCATCAAGTACGTCGGACTCATCGGCGCGCCGGAGGGCATCAAGCGATTGCAGGACGCGCATCCCGACGTGCCGATTTATCTCGCGGCAGTGGACGATCATCTCAACGAACACGCGTACATCGTTCCCGGCTTGGGCGATGCGGGCGACCGGCAGTTTGGAACGGGATAA